The Fructilactobacillus ixorae genome has a window encoding:
- the metK gene encoding methionine adenosyltransferase — MSEKHLFTSESVSEGHPDKIADHISDAILDAILKQDPQARVACETSVTTGLVLVFGEVSTTADVNIREIVRDTIRKIGYDNPAYGFDADNVAVLVSIDEQSPDIAQGVDESEETRAGQADPLDQIGAGDQGIMFGYATDETPELMPLPISLAHQLMRKTAQVRKSGELSYLRPDAKAEVTVEFDEQGQPLRVDTVVLSTQHDPDVSQAQIRTDVINKIIKQVIPAQDLDAETKYLINPTGKFVIGGPNGDAGLTGRKIIVDTYGGSAHHGGGAFSGKDATKVDRSASYAARYIAKNLVAAGLAHRVEIQLAYAIGVAEPVSIEVDTFNTSDYSELELIAAIRQTFDLRPAGIIKMLDLQRPIYEQTATYGHFGRDDIDLPWEHTDRVAQLQDAVKKN; from the coding sequence ATGAGTGAAAAACATTTATTTACTTCTGAATCAGTTTCAGAAGGACATCCAGATAAAATTGCCGATCATATTAGTGATGCGATCTTGGATGCTATTTTAAAACAAGATCCGCAAGCCCGAGTGGCCTGTGAAACGTCGGTTACTACGGGGTTAGTGTTGGTCTTTGGAGAAGTCTCAACGACCGCGGATGTTAATATCCGCGAAATTGTGCGCGATACCATCCGCAAGATTGGGTATGACAACCCCGCGTACGGCTTTGATGCTGATAACGTTGCGGTGTTGGTTTCAATCGACGAACAATCACCAGACATTGCGCAGGGGGTTGATGAATCCGAAGAAACCCGGGCTGGCCAAGCTGATCCCCTGGACCAAATTGGGGCCGGGGATCAGGGAATTATGTTTGGGTATGCGACTGACGAGACGCCAGAATTGATGCCTTTACCAATTTCGTTAGCGCACCAATTAATGCGTAAAACAGCCCAGGTCCGTAAAAGTGGCGAACTAAGCTACTTGCGTCCGGATGCGAAGGCCGAAGTGACGGTCGAATTTGACGAACAGGGACAACCACTGCGGGTTGATACGGTGGTATTGAGTACCCAACATGATCCAGACGTTTCGCAGGCGCAAATTCGGACGGATGTGATTAATAAGATTATCAAACAGGTGATTCCTGCCCAGGATTTGGATGCCGAGACGAAATACCTGATTAACCCAACCGGGAAATTCGTGATTGGTGGACCAAATGGGGACGCCGGTTTAACCGGTCGTAAAATCATTGTTGATACTTACGGTGGCTCCGCCCACCACGGTGGGGGAGCCTTTTCTGGAAAGGACGCCACCAAGGTGGATCGCTCTGCTAGTTATGCCGCTCGTTACATTGCTAAGAATTTGGTAGCCGCTGGGTTGGCCCATCGGGTAGAAATTCAGTTGGCATATGCAATTGGGGTCGCCGAACCGGTGTCGATTGAAGTTGACACCTTCAATACGTCTGATTATTCGGAACTAGAGTTGATTGCTGCAATTCGCCAAACCTTTGATTTACGGCCTGCGGGCATTATTAAGATGTTAGACTTGCAACGACCAATCTACGAACAAACTGCTACTTATGGTCACTTTGGTCGCGATGATATTGATTTACCATGGGAACACACTGACCGGGTTGCACAGTTGCAGGATGCGGTAAAAAAGAATTAA
- a CDS encoding amino acid ABC transporter ATP-binding protein, which produces MFKINDIQKNFGSKPVLQGISTEFPEHQTTVIVGPSGSGKTTLLRSLDLLVQPDAGTLALDDLQVDFARPVDKKTKHELRDQTSMVFQNWNLFPNLTILQNITVAPIYVQKVPKEQAETQARALLKEVGLADYADVYPQELSGGQQQRISICRALAVHPKYILLDEPTSALDPEMETQVLKMLEQLAGEGQSMIVVTHNMQFAKNAADKILFLEDGQLQFDGSCADFFAHPTPRVTNFLQGISLN; this is translated from the coding sequence GTGTTTAAAATTAATGACATTCAAAAAAATTTTGGGTCGAAACCTGTGTTACAGGGGATTAGTACCGAATTTCCCGAACACCAAACCACGGTGATCGTGGGCCCATCGGGATCGGGAAAGACCACCCTACTCCGGTCATTAGACCTCTTGGTTCAACCAGATGCTGGGACTCTAGCACTGGATGACCTGCAGGTTGATTTTGCCCGACCGGTTGATAAAAAGACTAAGCACGAACTTCGTGATCAAACTAGTATGGTGTTTCAAAATTGGAATCTCTTTCCTAATTTAACGATTCTCCAAAATATCACGGTGGCTCCAATTTACGTGCAAAAGGTGCCAAAAGAGCAAGCGGAAACGCAAGCCCGGGCGTTATTGAAGGAAGTGGGGCTCGCTGACTATGCGGATGTTTATCCCCAGGAGTTATCGGGAGGGCAGCAGCAACGGATTTCAATCTGTCGGGCGCTCGCGGTTCATCCCAAGTACATCTTGTTAGATGAACCGACCAGTGCGCTAGATCCAGAGATGGAAACGCAGGTTTTAAAGATGTTGGAACAATTGGCTGGTGAAGGGCAATCGATGATTGTCGTAACTCACAACATGCAGTTTGCCAAGAATGCGGCCGATAAGATTCTGTTCCTAGAAGACGGGCAACTGCAGTTTGATGGTTCCTGTGCTGATTTCTTTGCCCATCCCACTCCACGGGTAACTAATTTTTTGCAGGGAATTTCTTTGAATTAG
- a CDS encoding amino acid ABC transporter permease, which translates to MLEIITSSLPSLLTAMVKFTIPLALISFAFGMVIAFIVALIRTLKPNLGPVGHAAWVSFRAVISFYVWAFRSTPLLVQLFIIFFGLPSVGIKLAPFIAALIGFSLNMGAYGSETIRAALQSVNEDQWEAAYTLGFSTPQTLWHFIIPQALRTALPPLSNEFIGLVKDTSLASTITIAEMFQVSQQIAAQNFEPLLMYMEVAVLYAILCSILNVLQHYLEKRSSRYLKGAAN; encoded by the coding sequence ATGCTTGAGATTATTACGTCATCGCTCCCCAGTTTGTTGACGGCGATGGTGAAGTTCACGATTCCCTTAGCACTGATTTCCTTCGCATTTGGGATGGTTATTGCATTTATCGTCGCTTTGATTCGAACGCTAAAACCGAACCTGGGACCAGTTGGCCATGCGGCCTGGGTTTCGTTTCGGGCAGTAATCAGTTTTTACGTATGGGCCTTTCGGTCAACGCCGTTACTAGTTCAATTATTTATCATTTTCTTTGGACTCCCGTCAGTGGGGATTAAGTTAGCACCATTCATTGCGGCGCTGATTGGTTTTTCGCTTAACATGGGGGCCTACGGGTCAGAAACCATTCGAGCTGCGTTACAGTCGGTTAATGAGGATCAGTGGGAAGCAGCCTACACCTTGGGCTTTTCAACGCCCCAGACGTTGTGGCATTTCATCATTCCCCAGGCGCTACGGACGGCTTTGCCACCACTTTCCAACGAATTTATTGGTTTAGTCAAAGATACGTCGTTAGCAAGTACGATTACGATTGCCGAAATGTTTCAAGTTAGCCAACAGATTGCAGCGCAAAACTTTGAACCGTTGTTAATGTACATGGAAGTTGCGGTTCTGTATGCCATTTTGTGTTCGATCTTAAATGTCCTGCAACACTACTTGGAAAAACGGTCATCACGTTATCTGAAGGGGGCTGCCAACTAG
- a CDS encoding transporter substrate-binding domain-containing protein, with product MKKKWSLILMAGLSALVLAACGQKQAETKTPNTLTVGLEGTYAPYSYRQNGKLTGFEVDLAKETAKRMGLKPKFVTTGWDSLIAGLNSNNYDVIFNNMAENPDRQKKFRFATPYIYSKSILITKQDGPIKSAKDLKGKKVAEGTGTDNFNNAKKLGATPVSSPDFQTSMDMIDQGRVVGAVNSREAFEYWKKSHQDTDLTYKVIPDSEIKTSAIAPMMNKKNAKLQAKMDKAIKSERKDGTLKRLSMKYFGTDITEK from the coding sequence ATGAAAAAGAAATGGTCTTTAATTTTAATGGCAGGTTTATCTGCATTAGTCCTCGCGGCTTGTGGACAAAAGCAAGCGGAAACAAAAACGCCGAACACCCTGACCGTTGGGTTGGAAGGAACCTATGCTCCTTATTCTTACCGGCAAAACGGCAAGTTAACTGGGTTTGAAGTTGATTTAGCCAAGGAAACGGCTAAACGAATGGGCTTGAAACCGAAGTTTGTAACGACCGGCTGGGATTCGTTGATTGCTGGTTTGAATTCAAACAACTATGACGTTATTTTCAATAACATGGCTGAAAATCCGGATCGGCAAAAGAAGTTCCGGTTTGCAACGCCGTACATTTACTCGAAGTCCATCTTGATTACCAAACAGGACGGTCCCATTAAGTCTGCTAAGGATTTGAAAGGCAAAAAAGTTGCTGAAGGAACGGGAACCGATAACTTTAACAACGCGAAGAAACTAGGCGCAACGCCGGTGTCTTCCCCCGACTTTCAAACATCAATGGACATGATTGACCAGGGCCGGGTAGTTGGAGCCGTAAACTCCCGCGAAGCATTTGAATACTGGAAGAAGAGTCATCAAGATACGGACTTAACTTACAAAGTAATTCCTGATAGTGAAATTAAAACTAGTGCCATCGCTCCAATGATGAATAAAAAGAACGCTAAGTTACAAGCGAAGATGGACAAAGCCATCAAGTCCGAACGTAAAGATGGAACTTTAAAACGGTTGTCCATGAAGTACTTCGGGACTGATATTACAGAAAAGTAG